A part of Thermotoga petrophila RKU-1 genomic DNA contains:
- a CDS encoding ABC transporter ATP-binding protein produces the protein MVVLHSKGGFFLEILKVVDLKKHYGDVKAVDGISFTVERGTVFSFLGPNGAGKTTTVEILESLRKKDSGEIYYFGERKDVLDRETKRKIGVCLQKSAFFENLTVWETLKLFRGLYGTGLDLKEVMGLFSLENIEKKMVKTLSGGQLQRLAVAVAFINDPEIVFLDEPTTGLDPQARRQIWDTIEHFKNLGKTIFLTTHYMEEAERLSDHVCIIDHGKIIAEGTPSSLISSSGLKTVVEFDCDQDVNVRYLEKKENHYVVETDAPEELIKDLLKNWNVSNIVIRKPNLEDVFLKLTGRDLRE, from the coding sequence ATGGTAGTATTACATTCAAAGGGGGGATTTTTTCTGGAGATTTTGAAAGTCGTTGATCTGAAGAAACACTACGGTGACGTGAAGGCCGTGGACGGGATAAGTTTCACCGTGGAGCGTGGAACTGTTTTCTCCTTCCTTGGACCCAACGGTGCGGGAAAAACCACGACCGTTGAGATACTCGAAAGTCTCAGAAAGAAAGACTCCGGGGAGATCTACTATTTCGGTGAGAGAAAGGATGTCTTAGATAGAGAAACGAAGAGAAAAATTGGTGTGTGTCTCCAGAAAAGTGCCTTTTTTGAAAACCTCACCGTTTGGGAAACCCTCAAATTGTTCCGCGGGCTGTACGGAACGGGATTGGATCTCAAAGAAGTGATGGGATTGTTTTCTCTTGAAAACATAGAGAAAAAAATGGTGAAAACACTCTCTGGGGGCCAGCTTCAGAGACTCGCAGTGGCTGTGGCGTTCATCAACGATCCGGAGATTGTTTTCCTCGACGAACCAACGACAGGTCTTGACCCACAGGCGAGAAGGCAGATATGGGACACCATAGAACACTTCAAAAATCTTGGAAAGACCATCTTTCTCACCACCCATTACATGGAAGAGGCAGAGAGACTATCTGACCACGTCTGCATCATAGACCACGGGAAGATCATAGCAGAAGGAACTCCTTCCTCTCTCATAAGCTCTTCCGGGCTGAAAACCGTCGTCGAGTTTGACTGTGATCAGGACGTGAACGTGAGATACTTGGAGAAAAAAGAGAACCACTACGTTGTGGAAACTGATGCCCCAGAAGAACTCATAAAAGATCTCCTGAAAAATTGGAACGTTTCAAACATCGTGATAAGAAAACCGAATCTTGAAGATGTTTTCCTGAAGCTCACAGGCAGGGATCTCAGAGAATGA
- a CDS encoding sulfite exporter TauE/SafE family protein, protein MIVLVFLGGILAGFLNVLAGGGSMITLPILTALGLGIDVANGTNRIAIILQNLVAIERFKAKKVLKIKEAILVALPAIVGAILGSSIAVQIEKELLQKIVGVIFLVMAVSLVWKPRIWLEDRSVKRNWVLIYIAFFLIGIYGGFIQAGVGFLLMPAITLLLGYELVKTNAIKVFIVASYNIISLIIFILNGKVNFLYGLILALGNMTGAWLAATFSVKKGANWVRWIVFAAIIVVGIRYVF, encoded by the coding sequence GTGATCGTTCTTGTGTTCCTTGGGGGTATCCTCGCGGGCTTTTTAAATGTTCTTGCAGGTGGTGGCTCAATGATCACACTTCCCATTCTAACAGCGCTGGGACTCGGAATAGATGTTGCAAACGGAACAAACAGGATCGCCATAATACTTCAAAATCTTGTGGCAATTGAAAGGTTCAAAGCCAAGAAAGTTCTAAAAATAAAAGAAGCGATTCTTGTTGCTTTGCCGGCCATAGTGGGAGCGATCTTAGGGAGTTCCATAGCGGTTCAGATAGAAAAAGAATTGCTTCAGAAAATCGTTGGTGTTATCTTCCTCGTCATGGCCGTTTCTCTTGTCTGGAAACCAAGAATTTGGCTTGAGGATAGATCCGTCAAGAGAAACTGGGTTCTCATATACATCGCCTTCTTTCTGATCGGTATTTACGGTGGGTTCATTCAAGCGGGAGTGGGCTTTCTTCTCATGCCGGCAATCACTCTTCTTCTTGGATACGAACTGGTCAAAACAAACGCGATAAAAGTTTTTATCGTAGCCTCGTACAACATAATCTCGCTGATAATTTTCATTCTGAACGGAAAGGTTAATTTCCTCTACGGCTTGATTCTCGCGCTTGGAAATATGACAGGAGCGTGGCTTGCAGCTACTTTCTCCGTTAAGAAGGGGGCAAATTGGGTGAGATGGATCGTCTTTGCGGCAATAATCGTGGTTGGAATAAGATACGTTTTTTAA
- a CDS encoding phosphate propanoyltransferase, translated as MTKKEPGIIVGVSNRHVHLSKEDLEILFGKGYELTPIKDLRQPGQYAAKETVTIVGPKGAIENVRVLGPVRRETQVEISRTDAFKLGLRPPVRDSGDLEGTPGIVIIGPNGILVKEKGVIIAKRHIHMHPKDAEHYGVKDKDLVKVIVESGDRKLIFDDVLIRVREDFALEFHVDTDEANAAMLNTGDFVYIVEF; from the coding sequence GTGACAAAGAAAGAACCTGGAATAATCGTTGGTGTAAGCAACAGGCATGTCCATCTCTCAAAAGAGGACCTGGAGATTCTCTTCGGCAAAGGCTACGAACTCACCCCCATAAAAGATCTCAGACAGCCCGGTCAGTACGCAGCGAAAGAGACAGTGACCATAGTAGGACCGAAAGGCGCGATAGAGAACGTTCGCGTACTGGGACCTGTCAGAAGAGAAACACAGGTCGAGATCTCCAGAACGGATGCCTTCAAACTCGGACTCAGACCCCCTGTTAGAGACTCGGGAGATCTCGAGGGAACACCGGGAATAGTCATCATAGGTCCAAACGGCATTCTGGTTAAAGAGAAGGGAGTCATCATAGCAAAAAGACACATACACATGCACCCAAAGGATGCCGAACACTATGGAGTTAAAGACAAAGATCTTGTGAAGGTGATCGTTGAAAGCGGAGACAGAAAACTGATCTTCGATGATGTTCTCATAAGAGTGAGGGAAGACTTCGCACTGGAATTCCACGTGGACACAGATGAAGCGAACGCAGCGATGCTCAACACTGGGGACTTCGTTTATATCGTGGAGTTCTAA
- a CDS encoding Hsp20/alpha crystallin family protein: MLLGRREDIFRPFRELQREIDRLFDDFFRTEVRPAKEFFAPDMDVYETDDEVVIEVEIPGIDRKDVKITVEENILKISGEKKVEREQKGKNYYYVERSAGKFERAIRLPDYVDAEKIKAEYKNGVLTIRVPKKEERKRKVIEVEVQE, encoded by the coding sequence ATGCTCCTTGGAAGAAGAGAAGACATCTTCAGGCCGTTCAGGGAACTCCAGAGGGAGATCGACAGGCTCTTCGATGACTTCTTCAGGACGGAGGTCAGACCCGCTAAGGAGTTCTTTGCACCAGACATGGATGTGTACGAAACAGACGATGAAGTAGTGATAGAAGTAGAAATCCCAGGCATAGACAGAAAAGACGTCAAAATAACGGTTGAAGAGAATATCCTGAAGATCTCCGGTGAGAAGAAGGTCGAAAGAGAACAGAAAGGTAAAAACTATTACTACGTTGAAAGAAGCGCTGGAAAATTCGAAAGGGCAATCAGACTCCCAGACTACGTCGACGCAGAAAAGATCAAAGCAGAGTACAAGAACGGAGTTCTCACGATAAGGGTGCCAAAGAAAGAGGAGAGGAAGAGGAAAGTAATCGAGGTGGAAGTTCAGGAGTAA
- the dnaK gene encoding molecular chaperone DnaK has protein sequence MAEKKEFVVGIDLGTTNSVIAWMKPDGTVEVIPNAEGSRVTPSVVAFTKSGEILVGEPAKRQMILNPERTIKSIKRKMGTDYKVRIDDKEYTPQEISAFILKKLKNDAEAYLGGEIKKAVITCPAYFNDAQRQATKEAGIIAGLEVLRIINEPTAAALAYGLDKAGKEEKVLVYDLGGGTFDVSILEIGEGVIEVIATAGNNHLGGDDFDQRLIDWMAEEFKKQHGIDLREDRQALQRLRDAAEKAKIELSTKMETDVSLPFIAVSPSGQPLHLEMRITRSLFESLTRDLVEMTRGPIEQALNDAKLSPQDIDEIILVGGMTRVPMVQRFIKEFFGKEPNKSVNPDEAVAIGAAIQAAILAGTEGAKGRDIVLVDVTPLTLGIEVKGGLFEPIIPRNTKIPVRKSKIFTTVEDGQTEVEIRVYQGERPIARENIFLGSFKLVGIPPAPRGVPQIEVTFDIDSDGIVHVSAKDLGSGKEQSMVVTGRHKLSEDEIKRMIEDAKRYEEQDKRLKEEIELKNRADDLAYSVEKTLKEHGDKIPADLKSRLEDMIRELRDAINRNDIPKVKMLFDDLQKESMKIGEYLYKSATGGETSNQ, from the coding sequence ATGGCAGAAAAGAAAGAATTCGTTGTGGGAATAGACCTTGGAACGACAAATTCTGTTATAGCTTGGATGAAACCGGACGGTACAGTTGAAGTGATACCGAACGCTGAAGGAAGCAGGGTCACACCATCCGTGGTTGCGTTCACAAAGAGTGGAGAGATACTCGTAGGAGAACCCGCCAAGAGACAGATGATACTCAATCCTGAACGAACGATAAAATCCATAAAGAGAAAAATGGGAACTGATTACAAAGTGAGAATAGACGATAAAGAATACACTCCTCAGGAGATCAGCGCGTTCATCCTCAAGAAGCTGAAGAACGACGCGGAAGCGTACCTCGGTGGTGAAATAAAGAAAGCCGTCATCACCTGTCCCGCTTACTTCAACGATGCCCAAAGACAGGCAACGAAAGAGGCTGGAATCATAGCAGGTCTTGAGGTCTTGAGGATCATCAACGAACCAACCGCAGCGGCCCTCGCTTACGGACTCGATAAAGCTGGAAAAGAAGAGAAAGTGCTGGTTTACGACCTCGGTGGTGGAACGTTCGATGTCTCCATACTCGAGATAGGAGAAGGTGTGATCGAAGTCATCGCTACAGCTGGTAACAACCACCTCGGTGGAGACGACTTCGATCAGAGACTCATCGACTGGATGGCAGAGGAATTCAAAAAACAGCACGGAATAGATCTCAGAGAAGACAGACAGGCGCTTCAGAGATTGAGAGACGCTGCCGAAAAAGCCAAGATAGAGCTTTCAACGAAGATGGAAACCGATGTGAGTTTGCCGTTCATCGCTGTCTCTCCGAGCGGACAGCCTCTGCACCTTGAAATGAGAATCACCAGAAGTCTCTTCGAATCGCTCACAAGAGATCTCGTCGAAATGACAAGAGGCCCAATCGAACAGGCACTGAACGATGCAAAGCTCTCACCACAGGATATCGACGAAATCATACTCGTCGGCGGTATGACCAGAGTTCCAATGGTGCAGAGGTTCATAAAGGAGTTCTTCGGAAAAGAACCCAACAAGAGCGTCAACCCGGACGAAGCAGTTGCTATCGGAGCAGCGATTCAGGCGGCGATACTCGCAGGCACCGAAGGAGCAAAGGGAAGAGATATCGTTCTCGTCGATGTAACACCACTAACACTCGGAATAGAAGTCAAAGGCGGACTCTTCGAACCGATAATCCCGAGGAACACCAAGATACCCGTGAGGAAGAGCAAGATCTTCACAACGGTTGAAGACGGTCAGACCGAAGTAGAAATCAGAGTCTATCAGGGTGAAAGGCCGATTGCGAGGGAAAACATCTTCCTTGGAAGCTTCAAACTCGTTGGAATTCCACCGGCACCGAGGGGTGTTCCTCAGATAGAGGTCACGTTCGACATAGACAGCGACGGAATAGTCCACGTTTCCGCAAAAGATCTCGGTTCTGGAAAAGAACAGTCCATGGTAGTCACAGGAAGACACAAGCTCTCCGAAGACGAAATAAAGAGAATGATAGAAGATGCGAAAAGATACGAAGAACAGGACAAACGTCTCAAAGAAGAAATCGAACTCAAGAACAGAGCAGACGATCTCGCATACAGCGTAGAAAAGACTCTGAAAGAACACGGAGATAAGATACCAGCGGATCTCAAGTCCAGACTCGAAGACATGATCAGAGAACTCAGAGACGCGATAAACAGAAACGACATACCAAAAGTGAAGATGCTCTTCGATGATCTCCAGAAGGAAAGTATGAAGATAGGAGAATACCTCTACAAATCTGCAACTGGTGGAGAAACATCGAACCAGTGA
- a CDS encoding efflux RND transporter permease subunit, whose amino-acid sequence MKIAEISSRRPIAIFMLLTAVVFLGFISFQHLKLDFLPQIEYPYAVVITTYMGAGTEEVEELVTKPLEGYISSTPGVRRFTSMSMDSVSFILVEFDWNVKTSEAVGRLSRYVDLATRDLPEGANPVVVEFDPSLLPVYAFSTEDDYEDVVSKIKRLPEVASVEVMGKPEKIVEVILDQEKIKRFDVDPSLIETILSGNLVYPFGYVSDSEGNIYPVSVDGRFENIEDLKNTIVGFRGVKYQSLLQGKVPNILVPVRLRNIAEVNITNESVQGEVRVNGKKASLIAIYKRSGANTVKTVREIKRILRDSKINYIEAMNQAYYTERAIDNLLKNLLYGFIAAFVVVLIFLKDFTSTIVTSFSIPLSLTITFVLLYAFGLNLDTLTLGGLIMALGMLVDNSIVVFENIYRHRSLGDPIPDAARKGAGEVWLAILASTLTTVSVFLPIVFFTGFVVRLFKYFAIAFVFALSSSLFVSTVVVPAGTRWIKPRRGKLTEALQKHYRKALEWCLKRKKLVLVISFALVAISVIYLLSKPLGFLPSFQTNLMVIDVKLPSQSSYEKTTEAVEQIEDYLNKHRNEYKISSFYSEVGITNIYSQIMGRGQNEARIMVNLGGSRREFAKNREKLKNAISQLNIPEAKIEVLEQSQQIYEILGYPVTIEVRGDDLSLIQEKAKEIFERLRELQEVKKIQIRNSFEKEVLHVKIDRNKALMNGVVTGQVFLDLQTYLLGKKIGTLRTEEGTLPIVLKKAKSLSPEDLSKISLTGLKGDVSLGAVSNISRETLPSIVEHSDGERVVYVDLVSIEGSIGEVAKKVENLLNEIDLSGVKVEITGQKSFMDEAFSELQYVVYIAIALVYMILAAQFESFTLPFIIFFTIPFAVVGVAFAVFVNGYSLNVPVLVGLLTLSGTVVNNAIVMLTRIEQIRQEKGLLEATLEGAQSRLRPILMTTFTTIVALLPTALSHAEGSEIESPISWVVIFGMLISMLFTLFVIPVIYTAIRRKVRV is encoded by the coding sequence GTGAAGATCGCGGAAATCTCTTCGAGAAGACCCATAGCCATCTTTATGCTGTTGACAGCTGTTGTCTTCCTTGGTTTCATTTCGTTTCAGCATCTCAAGCTGGATTTTCTTCCTCAGATAGAGTACCCTTACGCTGTTGTTATAACCACGTACATGGGAGCGGGCACGGAAGAAGTCGAAGAACTCGTAACCAAACCTCTTGAAGGGTACATTTCCTCAACTCCGGGTGTTAGAAGGTTCACCTCCATGTCGATGGATTCCGTTTCTTTCATCCTCGTCGAGTTCGACTGGAATGTGAAAACCTCCGAAGCCGTTGGAAGACTCTCAAGGTACGTAGATCTTGCCACTCGCGACCTGCCAGAGGGTGCGAATCCTGTGGTCGTAGAGTTCGATCCTTCCTTACTTCCCGTGTATGCTTTCTCAACGGAAGATGACTACGAAGATGTCGTGTCGAAAATCAAAAGACTGCCGGAAGTCGCCAGTGTAGAAGTGATGGGAAAACCAGAAAAAATCGTCGAGGTTATACTTGATCAGGAGAAAATAAAACGGTTCGATGTTGATCCTTCGTTGATAGAGACCATCCTTTCAGGGAATCTCGTTTACCCGTTCGGCTATGTGAGCGATTCTGAAGGAAACATTTACCCCGTTTCCGTCGATGGCCGGTTTGAGAACATAGAAGATCTCAAAAACACAATAGTTGGTTTCAGGGGAGTGAAATACCAGTCCCTTCTGCAGGGTAAGGTACCGAACATACTCGTTCCCGTGAGATTGAGAAACATAGCCGAGGTTAATATAACGAACGAAAGCGTTCAGGGAGAAGTCAGGGTCAACGGAAAGAAGGCTTCTCTCATCGCTATCTACAAAAGAAGCGGTGCGAACACCGTCAAAACTGTCCGTGAAATAAAGAGGATACTGAGAGATTCCAAAATAAATTACATAGAGGCCATGAACCAGGCTTATTACACTGAAAGAGCGATCGACAATCTTCTCAAGAATCTTCTCTACGGCTTCATCGCGGCTTTCGTGGTGGTTTTGATCTTTTTGAAGGATTTCACGTCAACCATCGTCACTTCGTTTTCCATTCCGCTGTCCCTCACGATCACCTTTGTTCTTCTTTACGCCTTCGGCTTGAACCTCGACACGCTCACGCTGGGCGGTCTCATCATGGCACTGGGAATGCTGGTGGACAATTCCATAGTCGTGTTTGAGAACATATACCGCCATCGCTCCCTCGGTGATCCAATACCGGACGCTGCGAGAAAAGGTGCGGGAGAGGTGTGGCTGGCGATTCTTGCTTCCACACTCACAACCGTTTCTGTTTTTCTTCCCATAGTGTTCTTCACAGGTTTTGTAGTGAGACTGTTCAAGTATTTCGCCATTGCGTTCGTCTTCGCACTTTCTTCTTCGCTGTTCGTATCTACAGTCGTCGTTCCAGCGGGTACAAGGTGGATAAAGCCAAGAAGAGGAAAACTCACCGAAGCACTGCAAAAGCATTATCGGAAGGCATTGGAATGGTGTTTGAAGAGAAAGAAACTGGTCCTGGTGATTTCTTTTGCTCTGGTTGCAATCTCCGTGATTTACCTTCTTTCGAAACCTCTGGGTTTTCTCCCGTCTTTCCAGACGAATCTCATGGTGATAGATGTGAAACTTCCCTCTCAGTCGTCTTATGAAAAAACCACCGAAGCTGTAGAGCAAATAGAAGATTACCTGAACAAACACAGAAACGAGTACAAAATCTCTTCTTTCTACTCGGAAGTTGGAATAACGAATATCTACTCTCAAATAATGGGAAGGGGACAGAACGAAGCAAGAATAATGGTGAACCTCGGAGGAAGCAGGAGGGAATTCGCGAAAAACAGAGAGAAACTGAAGAATGCCATCTCCCAGCTGAACATTCCAGAAGCGAAAATAGAAGTTCTTGAGCAATCACAGCAGATATACGAAATTCTGGGCTATCCTGTGACGATCGAAGTGAGAGGAGATGATCTTTCTCTGATACAGGAAAAAGCAAAAGAAATCTTCGAGCGTTTAAGGGAACTGCAGGAAGTCAAAAAGATTCAGATAAGAAATTCCTTTGAAAAGGAAGTCCTTCATGTGAAAATAGACCGGAACAAAGCCCTCATGAACGGTGTGGTGACAGGCCAGGTCTTTTTGGATCTCCAGACCTACCTTCTCGGGAAGAAAATCGGAACACTGAGAACGGAAGAAGGAACACTTCCCATCGTTTTGAAAAAGGCAAAATCTCTATCTCCCGAAGACTTATCGAAGATTTCGCTTACTGGTCTCAAAGGGGATGTCTCTCTTGGTGCAGTTTCAAACATATCGAGGGAAACACTTCCTTCTATAGTGGAACACTCCGATGGAGAACGTGTTGTTTACGTAGATCTGGTGAGTATAGAAGGTTCGATCGGCGAAGTTGCAAAGAAAGTAGAAAATCTTCTAAATGAAATTGATCTTTCTGGTGTAAAAGTGGAAATCACCGGACAGAAAAGTTTCATGGACGAAGCGTTTTCGGAGCTTCAGTATGTTGTTTACATAGCGATCGCACTCGTATACATGATTCTCGCTGCGCAGTTCGAGTCTTTCACACTGCCTTTCATTATATTCTTCACCATACCCTTCGCTGTCGTTGGGGTTGCCTTCGCGGTTTTCGTGAACGGATACTCACTGAATGTACCCGTTCTTGTTGGTCTTCTCACCCTTTCGGGAACGGTTGTGAACAACGCCATCGTGATGCTGACAAGAATAGAACAGATAAGACAGGAAAAAGGTCTCTTAGAGGCCACACTTGAAGGTGCTCAGAGCAGGTTGAGACCCATCCTGATGACCACCTTCACCACGATCGTTGCGCTTCTACCAACTGCACTTAGCCACGCAGAAGGATCGGAAATAGAGTCTCCAATATCGTGGGTGGTGATCTTTGGAATGCTTATATCCATGCTGTTCACTTTGTTTGTGATCCCTGTGATCTACACTGCGATCAGAAGAAAAGTCAGAGTATAG
- the argR gene encoding arginine repressor, whose product MKISKKRRQELIRKIIHEKKISNQFQIVEELKKYGIKAVQPTVARDLKEIGAVKIMDESGNYVYKLLDETPVIDPWKELKRNFKSFVESIDRAGNLIVIKTIPGTASGIARVIDRLDIDEIVGTLAGDDTIFVAVRDPESCEKIVEKLSSIL is encoded by the coding sequence TTGAAAATTTCAAAGAAGAGAAGACAGGAACTGATAAGGAAGATTATACATGAGAAAAAAATAAGTAATCAATTCCAGATCGTAGAAGAACTGAAAAAATATGGAATAAAAGCTGTTCAACCGACCGTCGCTCGAGATCTGAAAGAGATAGGTGCCGTGAAGATCATGGACGAGAGCGGAAACTACGTGTACAAACTTCTCGATGAAACCCCTGTGATCGATCCATGGAAAGAGCTGAAAAGAAACTTCAAATCCTTCGTTGAGAGTATAGACAGGGCAGGGAATCTCATCGTCATAAAGACGATACCAGGTACCGCAAGCGGTATCGCTCGGGTTATAGACAGACTCGACATAGACGAGATAGTGGGCACTCTCGCAGGAGACGATACCATATTCGTTGCTGTGCGCGATCCAGAAAGCTGTGAGAAGATAGTTGAGAAGCTCTCATCTATACTCTGA
- a CDS encoding KaiC domain-containing protein, translated as MIKKVKTGIPGMDEILHGGIPERNIVLISGGPGTGKTIFSQQFIWNGLQMGEPGIYVALEEHPVQVKKNMEVFGWNVDPFEKEGKFAIVDAFTGGIGEYAEKEKYVVKDIDDVRELAEVLKRAVKETQAKRVVIDSVTTLYITKPAMARSIIFQLKRILSGLGCTSLFVSQVSVTEKGFGGPGVEHGVDGIIRLDLDEIDGELKRSLIVWKMRGTSHSMRRHPFEITDKGIVIHPSEGGEEK; from the coding sequence ATGATCAAGAAGGTCAAGACGGGAATTCCGGGGATGGACGAAATCCTTCACGGCGGAATTCCTGAGAGAAACATCGTGCTCATCTCTGGAGGACCCGGTACCGGAAAGACGATCTTCTCTCAGCAGTTCATATGGAACGGACTTCAGATGGGGGAACCCGGCATCTATGTTGCACTCGAGGAACACCCCGTTCAGGTGAAGAAAAACATGGAAGTTTTCGGCTGGAACGTTGATCCTTTTGAGAAGGAAGGAAAGTTCGCCATAGTGGACGCGTTCACTGGTGGAATCGGTGAATATGCCGAGAAAGAAAAATACGTCGTAAAAGACATAGACGATGTCAGAGAGCTCGCCGAAGTGCTGAAGAGAGCGGTGAAGGAAACACAGGCAAAAAGAGTTGTGATCGATTCTGTAACCACTCTCTATATCACGAAACCCGCAATGGCAAGAAGTATTATCTTCCAGCTCAAGAGAATACTCTCCGGTCTTGGATGTACATCGCTCTTTGTGAGTCAGGTGTCAGTCACTGAGAAGGGATTCGGAGGTCCTGGTGTTGAACACGGAGTGGACGGTATCATCAGACTGGATCTTGATGAAATCGATGGAGAGCTCAAAAGAAGTTTGATCGTCTGGAAGATGAGAGGAACGTCCCACTCAATGCGGAGGCATCCGTTCGAAATAACCGATAAAGGAATCGTCATACATCCTTCGGAGGGGGGTGAAGAAAAATGA
- a CDS encoding transcriptional regulator: MKLNFNPVTKEEIHQLEIALLVGTLFRKEVLEEIRNSAERLTWVDSLAVAAGALARAKAGMTASEIAEELGRTEATIREHVKGETKAGKLVNETYELLKEGKLSVEGLIGEGIKVVTTTTTGSDEKLQEVKKELEEIKQKLESVIQKL, encoded by the coding sequence ATGAAACTCAACTTCAATCCCGTGACCAAAGAGGAGATTCACCAGCTCGAGATCGCTTTGCTCGTTGGTACACTTTTCAGAAAGGAAGTGCTCGAGGAGATCAGAAATTCTGCTGAGAGGCTCACCTGGGTTGACAGCCTGGCGGTGGCCGCCGGTGCCCTCGCAAGGGCAAAGGCAGGAATGACAGCTTCCGAAATAGCAGAGGAACTCGGAAGGACAGAAGCAACAATCAGAGAACACGTCAAGGGAGAAACCAAAGCCGGAAAGCTGGTGAACGAAACTTATGAACTTCTGAAGGAAGGAAAGTTGAGTGTGGAAGGATTGATAGGTGAGGGTATCAAGGTAGTCACTACTACTACTACTGGTAGTGACGAAAAGCTCCAGGAAGTCAAGAAAGAGCTCGAAGAAATCAAACAGAAACTTGAAAGTGTGATTCAGAAACTGTGA
- a CDS encoding MFS transporter — MFFLTNVFRSMGTMSFNLLIQLRMKEIGATLFMIGLLSSLQGAMNTFSNVFWGRISDKIGKRKVFIILSLVLASAFYPLYAVINVPSAFLFVSMIIAFFNGMYPPAAMALSSTAKRMSLGFSLYNSSNSLGMLLSRISIGFLLMFMDLKLAFVFFSIVVAVSVIPALGLKEEKIQKKKEEDFHFGRKVMEHGIWALYLGSLLRQMGTSGSMSLIAVYLNERFHYSASTIGFVTAVNPLIQIPSHFFFGKLVEKTDPKFISVLGIFMSSLVPFLMMIPENWAPVLAYAFLGASFGAFINGSNNFLGRRFHYLQRGRALGLLSSARFLGATIGPFLAGLLAEKSYSLMFSTLGLAVLSGGIVVLLFTKDGD; from the coding sequence ATGTTCTTTCTCACCAATGTTTTTCGTTCTATGGGCACCATGAGTTTCAATCTTCTGATACAGCTTCGCATGAAAGAAATAGGAGCAACTCTCTTTATGATAGGGCTCCTTTCCAGTTTGCAAGGGGCAATGAACACCTTTTCTAACGTTTTCTGGGGAAGAATTTCGGACAAAATTGGGAAAAGAAAGGTATTCATCATATTGAGCCTCGTTCTAGCATCTGCTTTTTATCCTCTGTACGCGGTCATAAACGTTCCCTCTGCTTTTCTGTTCGTCTCTATGATCATAGCGTTCTTCAACGGAATGTATCCTCCCGCTGCCATGGCGCTCAGCAGCACTGCAAAGAGAATGTCACTTGGATTTTCACTTTACAACTCTTCAAATTCACTTGGGATGCTTCTGAGCAGGATTTCCATAGGTTTTCTGCTGATGTTCATGGATCTGAAACTCGCTTTTGTTTTCTTTTCGATAGTCGTGGCAGTATCCGTGATTCCTGCTCTCGGGTTGAAAGAAGAGAAGATCCAAAAGAAGAAAGAGGAAGACTTTCATTTTGGAAGAAAGGTAATGGAGCATGGAATCTGGGCACTGTACCTGGGGAGTCTCTTGAGGCAGATGGGAACTTCCGGCTCCATGTCATTGATAGCTGTCTATCTAAACGAAAGATTTCATTATAGTGCTTCAACGATAGGTTTCGTCACGGCTGTGAATCCACTCATCCAGATACCATCACATTTTTTCTTTGGAAAACTCGTTGAGAAGACAGATCCGAAGTTCATAAGTGTTCTAGGCATTTTCATGTCTTCACTGGTTCCCTTTCTCATGATGATACCTGAGAACTGGGCACCAGTGCTGGCTTATGCCTTTTTGGGAGCGAGTTTTGGAGCTTTCATCAACGGATCGAACAATTTTCTTGGAAGAAGATTCCACTACCTTCAGAGGGGAAGAGCACTTGGTCTTTTGAGCTCTGCCAGATTTCTTGGAGCAACCATCGGACCTTTCCTGGCGGGATTGCTCGCAGAAAAGTCTTACTCTCTTATGTTTTCGACACTGGGTCTTGCTGTGCTTTCAGGAGGAATAGTGGTTCTTCTGTTCACAAAAGACGGGGATTGA